From Hydra vulgaris chromosome 15, alternate assembly HydraT2T_AEP, one genomic window encodes:
- the LOC136091294 gene encoding uncharacterized protein LOC136091294, translating into MTLTLKKKSLSSIFHFQKNNDEKQSFGKFQNAADVKSNKSLLLVSPKKVRSQPTSPSVLMRGTKEIEATTPDKLLNIGHMFKIALRSRSKNNLTDAKGSPFEDLCNEKKSKWEKISKKLGSRESIDSIENQSNQSLRNERSLSVGSTGLSKRRLGVDANCRSNSLCIDLFKSSSFKETKSSNTIISTFTKKRHSNTFNSWSKFNQQEYISSGPLLHIAASNGNMELLKTLSDVGVDLNEHNSAGWPALHYAICSGNFEAAHFLINKGASIIPYSNRVINTLNLDKLSN; encoded by the exons ATGACTTTAacactaaaaaagaaaagtttatcaagtatttttcattttcaaaaaaataacgatGAAAAACAGAGTTTcggaaaatttcaaaatgcagCTGatgttaaatcaaataaaagtttattacttGTAAGTCCTAAAAAAGTACGCTCTCAACCAACTTCTCCTTCTGTGTTAATGCGAGGTACTAAAGAGATTGAGGCAACGACGCCAGACAAACTATTAAATATCGGCCATATGTTTAAGATCGCATTACGTTCACGAAGCAAAAATAACTTAACGGACGCTAAAGGGAGCCCGTTCGAAGATTTATGTAATGAAAAGAAATCAAAATGGGAAAAGATAAGCAAAAAATTAGGTAGTCGGGAATCTATTGATAGCATTGAAAATCAAAGCAACCAGTCATTAAGAAATGAAAGATCTTTGTCTGTTGGGAGCACAGGTCTTTCAAAACGACGATTAGGAGTGGATGCAAACTGTAGATCAAATTCTCTTTGTATTGACTTATTTAAAAGCAgttcttttaaagaaacaaaatcttCAAATACAATTATATCAACCTTCactaaaaaaag ACATTCAAATACATTTAATTCTTGGTCAAAGTTCAACCAACAAGAGTACATTTCTTCCGGTCCACTTTTGCATATTGCTGCTTCAAACGGAAATATGGAACTTTTGAAAACATTAAGCGACGTTGGCGTTGATCTAAACGAACACAATTCTGCTGGATGGCCAGCATTACACTATGCAATATGCTCGGGAAATTTTGAAGCTGCTCATTTTCTGATTAACAAAGGAGCATCCATAATTCCATATTCAAACAGAGtaattaatactttaaatttagataaattatcgaattaa
- the LOC136091820 gene encoding general transcription factor II-I repeat domain-containing protein 2A-like, translated as MPGKHEAKRKYARQWNEKWELIYFFSEGPSNALCLICNETVSELKGTKLERHFVSKHELYSTKYPLDSTTRKIKYDSLKSCLKKQKNLFQQMSSSVDCETGASNMVSWILAKKLKPFTDGEIIKECMIEASKFFSPNDKKIHDKFQSMHLSARTVTRKIEKMVVNVYEQLSNNLSEAEFVSIALDESTYLVGKAQLCVYAGFITTNCCLFKELLGIEPLETTTTGQDIYDKLFKILKNRKVPLQKISSVVTDGAPAMIGRIRGVVTLLRNSGEFPNKFMSYHCVIHHEALCPKDATIDDVMTAVVKTINHIRSNALKRRQFRALMEQNEDEHGDLLLHSEVWWLSRGNILNRFWECLPSVLQFMVTQKFSFITMSIKEFKCKLAFLCDITAQFNVLNKRLQGRRVLVCDLINHITVMKTKLNLYKTQFASGSCTHFPTLNECQPSRGMLSSFSLIVTALHDQFENRFNEFEDLKKHMVFLCYPFDFDMNDISILKDFEEADTLKAKDELINFQCDDELRRKAPKKDEDGTFGENLIIFWHAVMKERFPVLKKHANRLICMYGTSYQCEQTFSAMKIIKNVYRTRLTETHLNDLVLAATTKYSPNF; from the exons ATGCCAGGTAAACATGAAGCGAAGCGTAAATATGCACGTCAGTGGAATGAAAAATGGGAGCTGATTTATTTCTTCTCTGAGGGACCAAGTAATGCTCTATGTTTAATATGTAATGAGACTGTTAGTGAACTGAAAGGAACCAAGCTTGAACGTCATTTCGTATCAAAACATGAATTGTACAGTACTAAATATCCTCTTGATTCAACaaccagaaaaataaaatacgacTCATTGAAaagctgtttaaaaaaacagaaaaatttgtttcaacaAATGTCTAGCAGTGTTGATTGTGAAACTGGTGCCTCTAATATGGTGTCATGGATATTAGCAAAAAAACTGAAACCATTTACTGATGGTGAAATAATCAAAGAATGCATGATTGAagcatcaaaatttttttccccaaatgataaaaaaattcatgacaAATTTCAAAGTATGCACTTGTCCGCGCGTACAGTTACTCGAAAAATTGAGAAAATGGTTGTTAATGTTTATGAACAATTGTCAAACAATCTGTCAGAAGCTGAATTTGTGAGTATCGCTCTCGATGAGTCTACTTACCTTGTCGGTAAAGCACAACTCTGTGTTTATGCAGGTTTTATCACTAcgaattgttgtttatttaaagaactGCTTGGAATTGAACCACTGGAAACAACTACAACTGGACAAGATATTTATGACAAAttgttcaaaatattaaaaaataggaaAGTGCCTCTTCAAAAAATATCTTCAGTTGTTACAGATGGCGCTCCTGCTATGATTGGAAGAATTCGAGGAGTTGTTACTTTGCTGAGAAATAGTGGTGAGTTTCCTAACAAATTTATGTCATATCACTGTGTGATACACCATGAAGCACTGTGCCCTAAAGATGCGACAATTGATGATGTAATGACAGCTGtagtaaaaacaatcaatcatATACGTTCCAATGCACTCAAACGGCGTCAATTTCGTGCGCTAATGGAACAAAATGAAGATGAACATGGCGATCTTCTTCTTCATTCAGAG GTTTGGTGGCTATCAAGAGGAAATATTCTTAACAGATTTTGGGAGTGTTTGCCAAGTGTACTGCAGTTCATGGTAACTcaaaaattttcattcattacAATGTCTATTAAAGAGTTTAAGTGTAAACTGGCTTTCCTTTGCGACATCACAGCACAATTCAATGTTCTGAATAAGAGATTACAAGGCCGCCGTGTGCTGGTTTGTGATTTGATCAACCACATCACTGTGATGAAGACAAAACTTAATTTGTACAAAACTCAATTTGCATCTGGTAGTTGTACTCATTTTCCTACTTTAAATGAATGTCAACCATCAAGGGGAATGTTATCGTCATTTTCATTAATAGTGACTGCTCTGCATGATCAATTTGAAAACAGATTTAATGAATTTGAAGACTTAAAAAAGCATATGGTTTTTTTGTGTTATCCATTTGACTTTGATATGAATGATATTAGTATTCTAAAGGACTTTGAAGAAGCTGATACTTTAAAAGCAAAGGATGAACTAATTAACTTTCAATGTGACGACGAGTTGAGAAGAAAGGCAccaaaaaaagatgaagatggCACTTTTggtgaaaatttaattattttctggCATGCTGTCATGAAGGAACGTTTTCCAGTTCttaaaaaacatgcaaatagACTTATCTGTATGTATGGCACTAGTTACCAATGCGAACAAACATTCTCAGccatgaaaataataaaaaatgtttacagaaCAAGACTGACTGAAACTCATTTGAATGACCTTGTGCTAGCTGCAACAACAAAATACTCaccaaatttttaa